From a region of the Nyctibius grandis isolate bNycGra1 chromosome 10, bNycGra1.pri, whole genome shotgun sequence genome:
- the RRP9 gene encoding U3 small nucleolar RNA-interacting protein 2 produces the protein MAAAGGRRAKGPRGAVGRRRPRAAVPGAEGRPRAAAGRRVDEEVSSDSEPESPRLGRRRREAAAEEEVEETPQEKKLRLAKLYLEQLRQHEEEQAAAEEEETEPADLIGDRLKEDVLEQKGRLQRPVAKDVQLPDPASIRVLRGHQLPVTCLVISPDDRFIFSASKDGSLIKWEVESGKRLCVVPGGKKGTEERHMGHASQVLCMAISSDGKYLATGDRNKLIMIWDAATCKRLHIFTGHHDAVSGLSFRKGTHQLYSASHDRCVKVWNVAENAYMETLYGHQDVITGLDSLSRECCVTAGGRDGTVRLWKIPEESQLVFYGHQGSIDCIQLINEEHMVSGADDGSVALWGLTKKKPLVLARQAHGMQDAQGLQQPYWISAVAALRNSDLLATGSHSASVKLWKCGEGFRKLEPLWDIPVVGFVNSLKFSAAGDFLVAGVGQEHRLGRWWRVKEAKNSICIIPLQRSTAAPSPNASDSS, from the exons atggcggcggcgggcggcaggAGGGCCAAGGGCCCGCGCGGGGCGGTGGgacggcggcggccgcgggcggCG GTCCCGGGCGCCGAGGGGCGGCCGCGGGCGGCGGCCGGCCGGCGCGTTGACGAGGAGGTGTCCAGCGACTCCGAGCCGGAGAG CCCGAGGttggggcggcggcggcgggaggcggcggcggaggaggaggtggaggagacgCCGCAGGAGAAGAAGCTCCGCCTGGCCAAGCTGTACCTGGAGCAGCTCCGCCAGCACG AGGAAGAGCAGGcggctgcagaggaggaggagaccgAGCCGGCGGATCTCATCGGCGACCGGCTGAAGGAGGACGTG CTCGAGCAGAAGGGCCGCCTGCAGCGCCCGGTCGCCAAAGAC gtgcagcTGCCGGATCCGGCCAGCATCCGCGTGCTGCGGGGACACCAGCTGCCCGTCACCTGCCTGGTCATCTCTCCAGATGACAGGTTCATCTTTTCCGCTTCCAAGGACGGCTCCCTTATCAAAT GGGAGGTGGAGAGCGGGAAGAGGCTGTGTGTGGTGCCCGGGGGCAAGAAGGGCACCGAGGAGCGGCACATGGGGCACGCGTCCCAGGTCCTCTGCATGGCCATCTCGTCGGATGGCAAGTACCTG GCCACGGGAGACAGGAATAAGCTGATCATGATCTGGGACGCAGCCACCTGCAAGCGCCTGCACATCTTCACCGGGCACCACGACGCCGTCTCG GGTCTGTCCTTCCGGAAGGGCACGCACCAGCTGTACAGTGCATCCCACGACCGCTGCGTCAAAGTCTGGAACGTGGCAGAGAACGCATACATGGAGACCCT GTACGGACACCAGGATGTCATCACTGGGCTGGACAGCCTGAGCCGGGAGTGCTGTGTGACAGCGGGGGGACGGGACGGCACCGTGCGGCTCTGGAAGATCCCAGAGGAGTCACAGCTCGTGTTTTATGGGCACCA GGGCTCCATTGACTGTATCCAGCTCATCAATGAGGAGCACATGGTGTCGGGCGCCGATGACGG gtcTGTGGCCCTGTGGGGACTGACGAAGAAGAAGCCGCTGGTGCTGGCCCGGCAGGCGCATGGCATGCAGGACGCCCAGGGCCTGCAGCAGCCGTACTGGATCTCGGCGGTGGCCGCCCTGCGCAACAGTGACCTTCTGGCTACAG GCTCCCATAGTGCCAGCGTGAAGCTCTGGAAGTGTGGTGAGGGATTTCGGAAGCTGGAGCCCCTCTGGGACATCCCTGTG GTGGGTTTTGTCAACAGCCTCAAGTTCTCAGCAGCTGGTGACTTCCTTGTGGCCGGTGTCGGGCAGGAGCACCG GCTCGGCCGGTGGTGGAGAGTTAAAGAAGCCAAAAACAGCATCTGCATCATCCCCCTGCAGCGGAGcaccgcagcccccagccccaatGCCTCCGACAGCTCCTAG